The following proteins come from a genomic window of Caloenas nicobarica isolate bCalNic1 chromosome 6, bCalNic1.hap1, whole genome shotgun sequence:
- the RFTN2 gene encoding raftlin-2, which produces MGCGLRKLEDPDDSSPGKIFSTLKRPQVETKTDSAYEYVLLDFTLEASSNPEVIQIGSVVDIASKVEEYYSKGYVVGAVHPVILPVGRRRNFSASHMYRVVLSRLKLSQKQAAPRAQRHPRLVIEECPLTCDTLTNEVVKELLEKVNEAAKRGKKFVGFVMQHFPQPKSCNGTSTDGSTELESTLGRRNREHRRRNSDENYKNWNEGPLSGHSSESGMEEELPGEGLFQDADFQFGKEVSPGKPQKGDDKLFTVFNVFDDDSTCWTYHEGALSMKVARKGPVISTLDADWLELTTFYYKQGLSLIDSFVHWETSKGDYLPKSLEGLFIYEEEGAGVPGSNRKGNDAIVVEQWTVIEGCEIKTDYGPLLHTLAEFGWLLTCVLPTPIVRHDSEGNLATKQVVFLQRPVMWNSAVQTPEKKSLRQVIGEERGKVSSRSVGSDTAASHPGETGPPGDEFHLSAPKQCWIREGSTHYGGFPGFSSSDGALRELDDGQFDQEDGVTQVTCM; this is translated from the exons CTTCCTCAAACCCAGAAGTTATCCAGATTGGCTCTGTGGTGGATATCGCATCCAAGGTGGAAGAATATTACAGCAAGGGGTATGTTGTGGGAGCTGTTCATCCCGTTATCCTGCCTGTCGGACGCAGAAGGAACTTCTCTGCAAGTCATATGTACCGGGTGGTGCTGTCACGCTTGAAATTGAG CCAGAAGCAGGCGGCACCCAGAGCACAAAGACACCCCAGGCTGGTGATTGAGGAATGTCCCTTAACGTGTGACACGCTGACAAACGAAGTGGTGAAAGAGCTGTTAGAAAAG GTTAATGAAGCTgctaaaagaggaaagaagtttgtggggtttgtaATGCAGCATTTTCCTCAACCTAAATCCTGTAATGGAACCAGCACAGATGGAAGCACAGAGCTGGAGTCGACTCTgggcagaagaaacagagaacacagaagaagaaattctgATGAGAACTATAAAAACTGGAACGAAGGGCCGTTGAGCGGTCACTCATCTGAGAGCGGGATGGAGGAGGAATTGCCTGGAGAAGGGCTGTTCCAGGATGCGGATTTCCAGTTTGGAAAAGAAGTCAGCCCTGGGAAACCACAGAAAGGAGACG aCAAGCTATTTACAGTCTTCAATGTTTTTGATGATGATTCTACCTGCTGGACCTACCACGAAGGCGCTTTGTCTATGAAAGTAGCAAGAAAGGGGCCGGTTATTAGTACACTGGACGCAGACTGGCTGGAATTAACCACATTTTATTATAAACAAGGATTGTCCTTAATTGATTCTTTTGTACACTGGGAAACTTCTAAAG GGGACTATTTGCCCAAATCTTTAGAAGGATTATTCATCTACGAAGAAGAAGGTGCTGGGGTTCCAGGTTCTAACAGGAAGGGAAATGATGCAATAGTGGTTGAACAATGGACAGTCATCGAG GGGTgtgaaattaaaacagattaTGGACCTTTACTGCACACGCTGGCTGAATTTGGATGGCTCCTGACCTGCGTCCTGCCCACACCGATTGTTCGACACGACAG TGAAGGAAACCTGGCCACAAAgcaagttgtttttcttcagagacCTGTTATGTGGAATTCTGCTGTCCAGACGCCAGAG aagaaatcccTAAGACAAGTTATTGGGGAGGAAAGAGGCAAAGTCTCCAGCAGAAGTGTCGGATCAGACACGGCTGCTTCTCACCCTGGAGAAACGGGACCCCCAGGAGATGAGTTTCACCTGTCTGCTCCCAAACAGTGTTGGATCAGGGAGGGATCCACGCACTACGGGGGTTTTCCAGGGTTCAGTAGCAGCGATGGAGCGTTAAGGGAACTGGATGATGGACAATTTGACCAGGAAGATGGAGTCACTCAGGTCACGTGTATGTGA
- the LOC135990038 gene encoding MOB-like protein phocein isoform X1, with protein MVMAEGTAVLRRNRPGTKAQDFYNWPDESFEEMDSTLAVQQYIQQNIRADCSNIDKILEPPEGQDEGVWKYEHLRQFCLELNGLAVKLQSECHPDTCTQMTATEQWIFLCAAHKTPKECPAIDYTRHTLDGAACLLNSNKYFPSRVSIKESSVAKLGSVCRRIYRIFSHAYFHHRQIFDEYENETFLCHRFTKFVMKYNLMSKDNLIVPILEEEVQNSVSGESEA; from the exons ATGGTCATGGCGGAGGGGACGGCAGTGCTGCGGCGGAACAGGCCGGGCACCAAGGCCCAG gatttCTACAATTGGCCTGATGAATCCTTTGAAGAAATGGACAGTACATTGGCTGTTCAGCAG TATATTCAGCAGAACATAAGGGCGGACTGTTCCAACATCGACAAGATCCTCGAGCCTCCGGAAGGGCAGGATGAAGGTGTATGGAAGTATGAACATTTAAG ACAATTCTGCCTGGAGCTCAACGGACTGGCTGTCAAGCTTCAG AGCGAATGTCACCCAGACACATGTACGCAGATGACAGCAACTGaacaatggatttttctttgtgCAGCTCATAAAACTCCCAAAGAG TGTCCTGCTATAGACTACACCAGACACACACTTGATGGAGCTGCCTGTCTCCTGAATAGCAATAAATATTTCCCCAGCAg GGTCAGCATAAAGGAATCCTCCGTAGCCAAATTAGGATCAGTGTGCCGAAGGatttacagaatattttcacaTGCTTATTTTCATCACCGGCAGATATTCGATGAATATGAG AATGAAACTTTCTTGTGTCACCGGTTCACTAAGTTTGTGATGAAGTATAATCTGATGTCCAAGGATAACCTGATTGTTCCCATTTTGGAAGAAGAGGTGCAGAATTCAGTGTCAGGGGAGAGCGAGGCATGA